The window CGTAGATCGCTCCGGTGATGATGCCGAAGACGATGAACGGGGAGTAGTCGCTCACGAGTCGCACACTCCGCAACGCCCGTAGTTCTCGATCTGGTCGGCCGGCACCGGCGTCGTCTGCTTGCCCCGCAGGAGCAGGCAGCCGGGCCGGTGGACCCGCGTCATCTGACCGGACGTCACCAGCTCGCCGGTGGCGATCGGGCCGGTCTCGTCCGCGCTGTCTGCGGCCCGGCGGTCGGTCGCCCCACCGCGCACCCGGCTCAGGCCGAGGGCGGCGCGCTGGTCGCGGCGCAGGTCACGGAAGCCGTGGCGGACGCGGCGCAGGCCGATGAGGACCCACAGGACGCCGGCGACGCCGACGAGCCCGGTGGAGAAGATCGCCCCGACGAGCCAGCCGCTCTGCTGCCGCCAGACGGCTTCCTCCGTGGCGCCGATCCAGCACGCGACGACACCGACAACTCCGAGCAGCGCGAGCAGCCCGCAGATCAGCATGTCGCGACGGCGCCAGGGCGAGGGGTCGCGGCGGTAGGACACGGAACGGGCCGGGGTGTCCGGGGGCGTCGCAGCCTTCTCCGGGACCTCGGGAATCTCCGTCTGGTCGATCGTGGCGGTCAAGATCGTCTCAGCCGTTCCGCCGCCCGGGAGCCTTGCCCGAGTTGGCTGCCTCGTTCTCGAGGAACGCACGCAGGTCGTCGCCCTGGGCCGCGAGCTCACGCCACTCGTCGCGCAGGTCGGCGGACAGCCACAGCACACCGGCGACCACGAACAGGATCACCGCGGTCAGGCCGCCGGAGATCACGTACGGGATCTGCTCGGCGATGTACTCGGTGTCGGACGTGCCGAGGTAGCCGAAGATCAGCACCACGAGGCCGAGGAAGGCCGCCACGACGGCGCCGGCGCGGTCCCACTGGACGCGGACGTACTTCAGGAGGTTCATGCCGTCACCTTCACCGCGAACGCACTCCCAACCAGGAGAGACCGCCGACCGACAGCAGGCCCAGCAGGCCGAGTGCCGCGACGGAGAGATAGATGCTGTCCAGACCGAGGCCGATCTTGAACCCGGCCAGCGAGATGCTCGGTGCTCCACCGGCGCCGGCGACCGGCGACAGCGGCACGGTCGGAACCGCGCCGGCGTCACCCAGGCTGGGCAGGCCGGCCTGGTCGACCGGGGCCAGCGAGTCCGGGGCGGCGACGCCGTCGACCGAGTCGGTCGGCGCCACCGGCGTCGAGCCGGTGCCGTCGGTGACGACCGGCTGCAGGTTCACGCTCGCCAGGGCGTAGGCCGTGCTCTGCGTGATCTTGGTGGCGCCGTTGTAGTAGCCGTTCGGCGGGGGCTCGGCGATCGTGTACTGGAAGATGTACGCGCCCGCGATGACGCCGGTCGCGGTCTCCTGCGGAGCCTGGAACCGCATCGTGACGCCGAGCGCCTTGAGGCCCTCCAGCACCGGCCCCGACGGGACCGCGTACTTCTGCACGGTGCCGTCCTGAGGCGCCGTCACCACGAAGTACCCGTCCTGGATCCCCAGCTCGGGATTGTGGAACGTCTGGCCACCACCCGGGAACGGGAACGGCGGAACCTCGATCGGCGCCTGGTTCGGGATGCCTGGGATCGGCACCGGGATCGGGATCTGACCCGGGCTCTGCTTCGGCACCGTGAAGCTCAGACCGGGGAACGAGATCTTCCCGATCGAGCTCGACGTCGTGCGCGTCAGCTTGCCGGAGAAGCCGTCCGCCTTCACCGTCGCGACGCTCTTGACGTCCGAGAGCGTGCCGTACGGGCCGATCTTCACCGTATCGGCGCCGGTCGTCGCCGTGGCGACGACGTCACCGGAGCGCGCCTCGTCGATTCGCGCATTCGCGCTCGCACCCGAGCCGGCCTGGCCCAGCACCGAGGACGCCTGCGTGGTGAAGTCCCCGCTCTCGGCGTGCAACTCCACGCCCGGGTACGAGACCGACTGCGGCGGCGAGCCCGCGTTGGAGGAGGCGATGAACGGGTACGGCGGCGCGGTGAAGCCGAACAGACCGGCCCCGATGCCGGGCAGGCCCGGGACCGTGTCGCCGGCGTACGGCAGCTGCGCGCTCGCGTCCGAGATGCCGACGCTGTCCTGCCGGACGCTCGCGGCCGGACCACCGCCCTCGATGTCGATGCCCGTGGGGATCGACGGGTTGGCGATGTTGAGCGTGAAGGTCTCGGTTCGAGCGGTCGCGTCGTAGCTGGACTCGGCCCCCGCCGAGCCGGCCGGCAGCACGACCAACCCACCGGTGGTGACCAGTGCGGCCACCCCGAGGGGGATCGAGTAGCGCCGAAGGTTCATACAGACCTTCCGAAGGGGGACGGACGGTGAGCGGGCGGTGACCCACATCACCAATTAGTCAAGTTCACGACTTTTGTAGCACAGGTCTTCGGTGGCGGACAGGCATTGACGATCCCGGGCAGAAGGGGCGACGAAACCGTGATCCGGACGCGATGTCTGGACGAGGTGATGCAAGCGATCACTGGCTAGCGGCGACACGGGCCGAAAACCCCCTCTCACCTGGGCGTTTCGATCAGAGCCGGGGGGATGACCGTGGGGTCCTGGGCGGCCGGCGTGCGTCCATCGGCGATCCAGGCCGCGACTTTCTGCGCAATCCCCGGCGACCGCAGCGGGGCGGTGTCGAAGAAGTGGCCGGCGGTCTTCAGCGCGAGGGCAACCTCGGGGTCCTCGGTCGCCAACTGGCTCAGGGCGCGACCGGACGTGACCGCCTCGGGGTCGGGCGCCGTGACGCCCACGAGCTCGGCACCCGGGTAATGGGCGTCGGTGCTCACGACCATGTGGAAGACGGTGTCGACCACCGGCGTGAACGCCGCCTGGGCCCGTCCGGCGAGGCCGGGGTCGGCGACGCCGGTCCGCCCGACCTCGTCGTGCAGGATCCGCGCCTCGCTCGCCGCCACCGACATGCCCTGGCCGTAGAGCGGGTTGAACGACATCACCGCGTCGCCGATCGCGAGGAAGCCCGGCGGGTGCGCGGGCAGGTCCTCCCACATCCGGCGCAGGCTGCCCCGGACCTTGTAGACCGTCGGCTCCTCGACGAACTCGGCCTTCGCCGCGACCTCGGCGACGAGTCGGCTCGGCGCCGCCTCGAGGTGCGACTGGAAGCCCTCGCGGTCCTTGGGCGGGTCGGCCTTCATCATCCCGAGCGCCGCGACCTGGTAGAGCCCGTTGTCGCAGGGCACGACCGCGGACCCACGCAGCGCGCCGGGATGCGGGTGACTGAGGATCCCGACCACGCCGGGCGGGAAGACGCCGTCGGGCAGGCGCACGGTCGCCGTCGCGTACCCGACGTAGGAGCGCAGTTCCTTTGTCGCGGGCGCGGGACACCCGAACTCGGCGAGCCACTCGGCGGCCTTGGAGTTTCGGCCGGTGGCGTCGACGATCAGGTCGGCGGCCAGGGTGCTCCCGCCCTGGAGCGTCGCTCCGGTGATGCGGTCGGAACTGCCCGTCAGCCCGGTGACGACGCCGGAGACGGCGCGAACATTCGGCAGGGCGAGCACCCGGCGGCGCACCACGGTCTCGAGGACCGGGCGCCGCATGAACACGACGTGGGCCTCACTCGGGACCCGGCCGGCCCAGCCCTGGGCGCCGTAGATCGCGACCTCGTGCGGGGAGTCCACGAGCCGGCCGCCCGCGGTGACGAGGTCGTCGACGATGCCGGGCAGCAGTGCCGCCATGGCCCGCTGGCCGGCACCGAGCAGCGCGTGCACCTGCGTCCCCTGCGGGACGCCGCGGCGGTTCGGTTCGAGCAGGTCCTCCCGGTCGACGAGCGTGACCGTCTCGACGTGGGGGGACAGCGCCGCCGCCGCGAGCAGGCCGGCGATGCTGCCACCCAGGACGAGGGCAGAGCCATTCAAAGAAGTGACGTCCCGTCAGTCAAGAGAGTCGAACGCCAGGCCGGCGTCGCGGATGCGGTGATCGAACGACTCCAGCCAGGTGATGCCGGAGACCAGTTCCCGCTCGTCGCCGAGTCGGCGGGTGACGCCGAACTGGGCGTGATAGCCGTTCCAGCGGGAGGCCGAGAACTCCACCATGTTGTTCTCGTCCTTGCCGCGGAACTCGTAGACGTGACCGCCCGCGCCACCCACTGAGTAGCGCGCGTGGCGGATGAAGCCGTTGTCGTTGAGGACGTAGCGGCCGGAGACGGTACTGCTGCCGGCGGTGAGGCGGTGGTCGTCGACGACCATCGCGGCCTGGAAACCGTCCTTGCCGATGACGATCTTCCCGTACTCGATCGAGCCGTCGGCGTAGAGGTTGCCGAAGATGTTCCAGGAGTACTGGATGTCGGTGAACATCTTCGTCTCCTTCCACTCCGTGCCCGGCTTGAGGTGCACGCGGTCGAAGTAGACGAGCCCGGTGGTCGGCCGGCCGAGGACGGTGCCGGTGACCCAGTACGGAATCGAGGTGAAGAACAGGGGCTCCTCCGCGGACGCCGCGTAGAACTGCACGCCGAGCGTCTTGATCTCGCCCTCGAGGTGGCACAGCTCGCCCTGGTCCCAGAGGAACTTGTCGCCGTCGAGCTCGAGCAGGTACGGCAGGTCGCCCTCGCGCCGCGCGGACTCCGGGAGCCGCAGCATCACGGGGTCCGACCATTTGCGGTACTTGTCCTCGATCGTGCGCCGGACCTCGCCGCGGTAGCTGCGCGTGGTCTCCGGCTGGACGTTCATCCCGCCGTGCCCGTCGGTCCGCATGACGAACGTGCCGGTCGAGACCGAGCCGACGAACTTCTGCTCCAGGCAGGTGATCGTCCCGTCCTCGCCCACGAAGAACCCGTAGACGTACTCGATCTGCTGCTCCAGACCGAAGTGCACCGCACCCGGGTGCAACTGCGACAGGTCGTTGACGAAGCCGCTGACGACGGTCCGGTAGTTGAAGTCGCCGTAGGTGTACGAGTCCATGCGGACCTTCCTGGCGGACGTGGGGCCCAAATATGTCTTCCGTTCAATAGTTTGTACTGCGACTATTTCCGGCGCAAGCCCCAACCGTGCGGGTCCCGCGACCCCGTCCGGAAGACTGCACGGCATGGCACGCCCCCGCATCGACGACTCAGCGCGGCAGCGGCGGCGGCCGGCGGACTTGCGGGCACTGATCCTCGTCGCGGCGGAGGAGACGTTCGCGCGGCTCGGGTACAGCGACACCACGACAATCGAGGTGGCGCGTGTCGCCGGGGTAAGTCGGTCGGTCCTGATCCGCCACTTCGCCACCAAGCAGGAGCTGTTCCGCGCCGCGATCGAGCAGCCGCTGCTGCGCTTCGTGGAGGAGTGGGTCCCGGCCTGGACGGCCCAGCTCGACGCCCCGGTCCCGAACGCGACGCTCATGCGCGAGTTCGTCGGCGACCTGTACCGCAATGCGCGCGAGCACCGGGGGGCCGTGCGGATCCTGCTGCTGCACGGCGACCAGCTCGACCCCGAGGTGCGTGACCAGGTCTGGGGCGCACTCAACGTCGGGCTGGCCGCACTGCGCGAGGCCGGTGAGCGCGAGCTGGCCCCGCGCGGGTTCCCGACGACGCGCGTCGGCCTCACGGCCCGCGCCGTGCTGAGCCTCGTCCTCGGCTACGTCGCCCTCGAGCCGGCCCTGGACTCCCTCGACGGCACGAGCGAGGACCCCGAGGTGGTCGTCGACCACCTGGCGGCGCTGCTGCTGCACGGGTTCGGGCTCGGGGAGGGCCAGGACTCTTAAGGGTCAGTATTGACCCTTGACGTCCCGGCCACCGGGCGCGCACACTCGGCGCACCCCTTCGCCCCCGGGAGCCGGAATGAGCCTGCTGGACATCGAGCGCACGCCGTTCAACCCGTTCGACGCCGAGGTCATGGCGGACCCGTACCCGTACTTCCGCTGGATGCGGGAGAACGATCCGGTGCACATGGTCGACGCGCTCGGGATGCCGCTGATCACGCGCGCCGAGGACGTCGAGGGGGCGCTGCGCGACGTGAAGACCTTCTCCTCCGTCGGGTGGATGGAGCTGATGTTCGGCGACTACCTGGTCGTGCCCGAGGTGAAGTTCCTGCTCTCGCTCGACCCGCCGGAGCACACCCGGCTGCGGCGCCTGGCCAACACCGCCTTCACCCGGACCATGGTGGCCAACCTCGAGACGACGATGGTGCGCATCGTCGACGAGTGCATGGCGACGATGGCGGAGAGCGAGGCGCCGGACATCGTCCGCGACGTCGCGATTCCGCTGCCAATCAAGGTGATCGCCGAGATGACCGGCGTCGACCCGGACATGCACGCCGACTTCGCCCGCTGGGGCACGCTGATCGTCGACGCGATCAATGCCAACGTGTCCGGCGAGGTCCCCTACGAGGGGTTCAACGACGACGTCGCCGACGCGATCACGAATCTGCGCGCTTACTACTTCGGCCTGGTGGAGGACCGCCGGCGCGCGCCGCGCAACGACCTGGCAACCGCGCTGGTCCAGGCCTCCGACGAGGGCAACAAGCTCAACGAGTTCGAAGTGGTCAGCCTCCTGAACTTCTCGGTCAACGCCGGGTTCGAGACGACCGGCAAGCTGATCGGGAACCTGTTGCTCGCCCTGTTCCAGCACCCGGATCAGTTCCGGGCCGTCCGCGAGGACCGTTCGTTGATTCCGGCTGCGGTGCAGGAAGGTCTGCGCTACGACAGTCCCGCCCTGTTTCTGCCGCGGCGCCTGACGCGGGATCACGTCGTCGCCGGCACGCCGATGGACGAGGGGTTCTGCCTCGTCAGCTTCGCCTCGGCCAACCACGACCCCGCCAAGTTCCCGGATCACCCGGAGGAGTTCGACATCTTCCGCGACACCAAGGGTCACGTCGCCTTCGGTCTCGGTCCGCACTTCTGCCTCGGCGCCCACCTGGCCCCCCGCGAGACCGAGCTCGTCCTGGACGGCGTGCTGCGCTGGTTCTCCAAGATCGACCACGACCCGGACGGGGTCCAGCGCGACCCGACCTTCTTCCTCCGCGGGCTCAAGTCGCTCCCGGTCTCGGTCCGCCCGGCCTGAACGCCCCTTGCGGAAAGGACGAGCCCTCAATAGTTTATAGCGCGACTATTCGCCCAGCCCTGGCGGAGGCACGCGCGATGCTGATTCACCCCGGCGCCGAGCCGCAGAACGACGACGAGAAGGCGGTCGTCGGCTTCCTCGACGACTGGGGGCCGGGCGCCTGGCCGCACATGCTCGACTGCTACGACCGGTGGCTGACCGACGACTTCCTCTGGGAGAACACCGGCTCCCCGCCGACCTACGGCAAGGCCGCGGCGATGGAGTTCCTGTCCAAGCTCCACGACACCCTCGAGATGGAGTGGTGCACCGCGGAGCTGCGGAACCTGGCCTCCCGGAAGGCGGCGAACGGCGACGGCATCGTCCTCACCGAGCGCGTCGACCGCATCTTCCTCGCCGACGGGACCGAGGCGATCGCGATCCCGATCATGGGGTGCTTCACGGTCCGCGACGGGAAGATCGCGCGGTACGCCGACTACAACGCGGACTCCCCGATCAAGGAGCGCTTCCCGAGGCATCGTCACTGATGGACCTCGAAGCGCGCATCGCGCGGCTGGAGGCGGTCGAGGAAATCCGCCGGCTGAAGGCGCGGTACTTCCGGTGCGTCGACCTGCGGGAATGGGACGAGTTCGCAACCCTCTTCACCGAGGATTTCGTCCCGGACTTCGGTGAGTCGACGTCAGGTCCGGTGGACAAGGCGACATTCGTGGCGTCGGTCGCGCGGCACTTCGCGTCCGGGATCTCGATCCACCACGGGCACGAGCCGGAGATCGACGTCCTCGACGAGACGAACGCGCGGGGCCTGTGGCCGATGTACGACCTCGTCGAATCGCCCGACAACTCCGGCTACCGCAACCACACCGGCTGGGGCCACTACACCGAGACCTACCGCAAGGTCGACGGCCGGTGGCTGATCGCGACCACCAAGCTGACCCGCATCAAGTACGTCGAACTTCCGAAGGGATGACGGGATGACGACCGTCGGGTTGTGCCTGCCCCAGCTCGGGCCCGCGGTCGACGCCGGTCTGGTCCGGGACTTCGCGCAGACCGCGGAGGGCATGGGGTTCGATCACCTCTGGGTGCAGGACCACTTCCTCTACGCGCTCGAGCAGGAGGGCGAGTACGGCGGGAGCGCGCAGGCGCAGCCCGAGCGCTACAAGTCGGTGTGGGCGCCGACCGAACTTCTCGGCGCGGTCGCGGCCTGGACTTCGACGATTCAGCTCGGCACCTCGGTGCTCGTCGGCGGCAACCACTACCCGGTGCAGCTGGCCCAGCGACTCGCGACGGTCGACCAGCTCGCGAGCGGCCGACTCGACGTCATCGGCCTCTCCGTCGGCTGGTCGGTCGAGGAGCACCGCGCGATGGGCGTCGACCCGACGACCCGCGGCAAGCGCATGGACGACTTCGTCCCGACGCTGCGCGCCTGCTGGGGCCCCGACCCCGTCGAGTACTCCGGCCCGTTCTTCGAGGTCGGGCCGTGCCTGATGCAGCCCAAGCCGGTGAGCGAGTTCCGGCTCATGTCGGGCATGTGGTCCGGGCCCGGACTCGCCCGCACCGCCGCACAGTTCGACCTGTGGAACCCCGGGTCACTCCCGATCCCGACCGTGCTGGAGATGCTCGCCGGCGTCAACGCCCAGCGCGCGGAGGGCCAACCTCCGGTGGACGTGATCTACCGCGTCGCGCTGGAGAGCACCGCCGGAAAGCGCCTGAGCGTCGACGAGGTCGCCGAACGCACCGCCGAGGTCCGGGACGCCGGCCTGGAAGGCGTCATCGTCGAGACCAACTTCTGCTCCGAGATCGACTCGCCCGCCGCGTGGATGTCCCTGCTCTCCGGCCTTGAGCCCATCCTCAAGGCCGCCCACTCCTGACCCCCTCGGAGGACCCGATGACTCGAACCCGTGGACTTCGCCGCAGCGCGGCCGCCGTCCTGACCGCCGCCGCCCTCACGCTCTCCGCGGCACCGGCGGGCGCGGCGTCCGACCCCAAGGCCGCGGCCTCCCAGGCCCTCGGCCGCGGTGACGGCGCCGCCGCCGCGGCCGCGATCCGGGAGGCGAACGTGGCCGCCGACCCGGCGACCCTGGCCGAGATCATCTACGACGGCGGGGTGATCGCCGTCGACGCCGGCAAGGGCGACGCGTTCGCCGACGCCGTCCCGGTCGCGTTCGTCGACGGCGGCGTCAGCTTCGTCAACGCCAACGAGGCCTTCCGCCACGCGTTCGGGATCGTCGCCGCGAACGGCGTCACCCCCGAGCAGGGGCGCGTCGGCGGGACCGCGATCGTCAAGACGGAGGCGGCGTACGCCAGCACCGGTAACGTCGGGCCATGACCACTGTCGAACGCCCCGACACCTCGCCTGACCTCCAGCTCACCGACGTCTCCGGGGCACGCACCGTCCACACCTTCTGCCGCTACTGCCTCGCGGCCTGCGGGCTGGAGGTGACGGTTCGGGACAACAAGGTCCTCAAGATCGCACCGGACAAGCAGAATCCGCATACCTGGCACGACTTCTGCGCGAAGGGGCGGACGGCGGGCGAGCTCGTCGAGCACCCGCGGCGGATCCTCACGCCGATGCGCCGCGTCGGCGACGGCTACGTCGAGGCCACGTGGGAGGAGGCGATCGCCGACATCGCGACGCGGATGAAGAGGCTGATCGCCGAGGACGGCCCCGACACCGTCGCGACGTACTGGGGCAACCCGGCCGGATTCTCCTCGTCCAACGTCATGTTCCAGCTGGCGTTCATGGACGCGATCTCCTCGAACAGCCGGTACTTCGTCGGGTCGGTCGACCAGAACAACATGCACGTGGTCGCGACCGCGATGTACGGCTCGCAGCTGATGGCGCCGGTCTCGGACATCGACAACTGCGACTACTTCCTGCTCGTCGGGGCGAACCCGGCGGTCAGTGCGTGGGGTTGGCTCGAGACCGTGCCCGCGGGCTGGCGGCGTTGCCTGGAGCGGCAGAAGGGCGGCGCGAAGCTTGTCGTCGTCGACCCGGTCGCGACCGAGACGGCCCGCAGGGCCGACGAGCACCTCGCGGTCCGGCCGGCGCAGGACTGGGCACTGCTGCTCGGCATGATCAAGGTGATCCTCGACGAGGGGCTTGAACACAAGGCCGACTGCGACCCCGTCAGCGGGATCGCGACCGGCGTCGAGGACCTGCGGCGCCTCGTGCGCGAGGCCGACCTCGACGATCTCGCCGCGCGCTGCGAGATCCCGCGCGAGCAGATCGAGCGCATTGCCCGCGAGTTCGCCGGAGCGCGCACCGCGATGGCGATCACCCGCACCGGCGTCGCGCTCCACGAGACGGGCACGATCGGCGAGTGGCTCGGCCACGTCCTCAATGTCGTCACCGGCCGGATGGACCGCCCGGGCGGGCGCCGCTACGAAGAGGGCTACGTCGACAGCATCAAGCTCTTCGACATGATGGCCAAGCCGATGACGCACAAGTCGCGGGTCCAGGGCCGCGACATGGTCGCCGGCCACCACGGCCTCGACGAGCTGCCGGGCGAGATCACCACCCCCGGCAAGGGCCGCGTGCGGGCGCTGATTATCAACGCCGGAAACCCGGTCGTCTCGGGCCCGAACGGCGACAAACTCGACGCCGCGCTCGCGCAACTGGACCTGCTCGTCGTCCTCGACCTCGTGCAGCGCGAGAGCCACCGGCACGCGCACTGGCTGCTGCCGGTGCCGCACTGGCTGGAGCGCGACGACCTGCACGCGCTCACGTCCGGCCTGCAGGACCAGCCCTACGCCCACTACGGCCGCCGCGCCGTCGAGCCGCCCGTCGGGGTCCGCGAGGAGTGGCGGTTCTGGACCGACCTGTCCCTCGCCCTCGGCAAGCCGCTGTTCGGCTACCGGGGCGTGAACACCTTCGTCAAGGTGTCCCGGAAGCTCGCGCGGAGGACGGGCCGCCCGGGCCTGGAGTTCTCCCCGCACCTGATCGACCGGTTGCTCGTCGCGAGCGGTCGCAAGGTGAAGTGGAAGGACATCGTCTCCCGGCCGCACGGCTACGTCTTCGGCAAGCGTGAGTTCGGCAACCTGAGGAAGGCGCTGAAGACTCCGGACAAGAAGATCCACGCCGCCCCGCCGGAGTTCCTCGCCCGGACCCGAGAACTGATGACCAGTCAGCGCGACGAGGCGCCGACCGGTTACCCGTTCCAGCTCGGGAACCGCCGCAATCGGCACGCGATGAACTCGTGGCTGAACGAGCTGCCAAGCCTGCACCGGTCGGGCAAGCGCAACGAGGCCGTGATCAATCCTGCGGACGCCGCGGAGCTCGGGATCGCCACCGGCGACCTCGTGCGTGTGTACTCCCCGACGGGCTCGATCGAGGTGCCCGCGCTGGTGAGCGACGATCCGAGGCCGGGCCTGGTGCTCGTCGACCACGGGTGGGGGTCGCGCGTCTTCGACCCCCGCGGCGGGGCGGAGCCGATCTCCTACGGCGCGAACCGGAACAAGCTCATCGACGGGTCGAAGCTCGACCCGCTGTCCCAGACCCCGGCCCTGAGCTCCTCGTGGGTTGCTGTGGAGAAGCTGAATCCGTAACGGTTGGCCGAAAGTGACCCGGTCCAGGCGCCGGGCCGTGGCACGCTGAGATCATGATCGTCCGGGGGGCTCGGCGTCGCCGTGTGCTGGGCGCGGCTGCGGCCGTGCTCGCGCTCGCGGCGTGCTCGTCCACCGACGGCTCCCCCGTCGCTCTGGCCCCCGTCGCTCTGGCCCCCGTCGGCGGGGCGTCGGCGGAGCCCACCGGTGACGCGACGACCGCGCCCGACGCCCCCGACTCCCCCGGCGTGGCCCGCGTCGGGCCGGAGGCGCTAGGTCCCGTCGCGCCGGGCGAGCGGCCGCCGCAAGTGGTCGCGGTGGCGTTCGACGGCGCCGGGGTCGCGGTCGGGGGCACGTACCCGCAGTTCCAGTTCTGGCGGGACGTCAGCCGGGACGCGAACGCGCGCTTCACGTACTTCCTGTCGGGGCCCTACCTGCTGACCCACGACAACATCGGCACGTACACGGCTCCGCAGCTCGGGACCGCGACCCAGTCGATGCCGTTCCAGGTCTCGGGCGTCCTGCCGCTGCCGGGCCAGAGCGAGACCGACGCCGTCCGTTACGAGCTCGAGCAGTTGCGCGACGCCCACGCCGAGGGCAGCGAGATCGGGACCCACTTCAACGGGCACATCTGCGGCGACCAGAAGGGCTCGGTCGCCCGGTTCACCGCGGAGGACTGGCAGCTCGAGCTCGACCAGTTCACGTCGATGATCGACAACGCCAATTCCACCAACGGGATCGATCCGCCTGTCGAGCTCGGGTTCACCGGGGACGACGTCGTCGGCTCGCGCACCCCGTGTCTGGAGGGCGACTACCAGGTCCTGTACCCGGTGCTGGAGAAGGCCGGCTTCCTCTACGAGACCAGCCCAACCCCGGACGCGTCGTCGCCGACGGCGTGGCCGCAGCGCGGGTGGCCCGAGACCGGCCCGACGTCGCTGTGGGTGTTCCCGCTGCCGTACGTCCCCTCCTACGGGACGGACCGGCGGAT of the Sporichthya polymorpha DSM 43042 genome contains:
- a CDS encoding FAD-dependent monooxygenase, which produces MNGSALVLGGSIAGLLAAAALSPHVETVTLVDREDLLEPNRRGVPQGTQVHALLGAGQRAMAALLPGIVDDLVTAGGRLVDSPHEVAIYGAQGWAGRVPSEAHVVFMRRPVLETVVRRRVLALPNVRAVSGVVTGLTGSSDRITGATLQGGSTLAADLIVDATGRNSKAAEWLAEFGCPAPATKELRSYVGYATATVRLPDGVFPPGVVGILSHPHPGALRGSAVVPCDNGLYQVAALGMMKADPPKDREGFQSHLEAAPSRLVAEVAAKAEFVEEPTVYKVRGSLRRMWEDLPAHPPGFLAIGDAVMSFNPLYGQGMSVAASEARILHDEVGRTGVADPGLAGRAQAAFTPVVDTVFHMVVSTDAHYPGAELVGVTAPDPEAVTSGRALSQLATEDPEVALALKTAGHFFDTAPLRSPGIAQKVAAWIADGRTPAAQDPTVIPPALIETPR
- a CDS encoding TetR/AcrR family transcriptional regulator translates to MARPRIDDSARQRRRPADLRALILVAAEETFARLGYSDTTTIEVARVAGVSRSVLIRHFATKQELFRAAIEQPLLRFVEEWVPAWTAQLDAPVPNATLMREFVGDLYRNAREHRGAVRILLLHGDQLDPEVRDQVWGALNVGLAALREAGERELAPRGFPTTRVGLTARAVLSLVLGYVALEPALDSLDGTSEDPEVVVDHLAALLLHGFGLGEGQDS
- a CDS encoding cytochrome P450 yields the protein MSLLDIERTPFNPFDAEVMADPYPYFRWMRENDPVHMVDALGMPLITRAEDVEGALRDVKTFSSVGWMELMFGDYLVVPEVKFLLSLDPPEHTRLRRLANTAFTRTMVANLETTMVRIVDECMATMAESEAPDIVRDVAIPLPIKVIAEMTGVDPDMHADFARWGTLIVDAINANVSGEVPYEGFNDDVADAITNLRAYYFGLVEDRRRAPRNDLATALVQASDEGNKLNEFEVVSLLNFSVNAGFETTGKLIGNLLLALFQHPDQFRAVREDRSLIPAAVQEGLRYDSPALFLPRRLTRDHVVAGTPMDEGFCLVSFASANHDPAKFPDHPEEFDIFRDTKGHVAFGLGPHFCLGAHLAPRETELVLDGVLRWFSKIDHDPDGVQRDPTFFLRGLKSLPVSVRPA
- a CDS encoding limonene-1,2-epoxide hydrolase family protein → MLIHPGAEPQNDDEKAVVGFLDDWGPGAWPHMLDCYDRWLTDDFLWENTGSPPTYGKAAAMEFLSKLHDTLEMEWCTAELRNLASRKAANGDGIVLTERVDRIFLADGTEAIAIPIMGCFTVRDGKIARYADYNADSPIKERFPRHRH
- a CDS encoding nuclear transport factor 2 family protein codes for the protein MDLEARIARLEAVEEIRRLKARYFRCVDLREWDEFATLFTEDFVPDFGESTSGPVDKATFVASVARHFASGISIHHGHEPEIDVLDETNARGLWPMYDLVESPDNSGYRNHTGWGHYTETYRKVDGRWLIATTKLTRIKYVELPKG
- a CDS encoding TIGR03619 family F420-dependent LLM class oxidoreductase, whose translation is MTTVGLCLPQLGPAVDAGLVRDFAQTAEGMGFDHLWVQDHFLYALEQEGEYGGSAQAQPERYKSVWAPTELLGAVAAWTSTIQLGTSVLVGGNHYPVQLAQRLATVDQLASGRLDVIGLSVGWSVEEHRAMGVDPTTRGKRMDDFVPTLRACWGPDPVEYSGPFFEVGPCLMQPKPVSEFRLMSGMWSGPGLARTAAQFDLWNPGSLPIPTVLEMLAGVNAQRAEGQPPVDVIYRVALESTAGKRLSVDEVAERTAEVRDAGLEGVIVETNFCSEIDSPAAWMSLLSGLEPILKAAHS
- a CDS encoding molybdopterin-containing oxidoreductase family protein, with amino-acid sequence MTTVERPDTSPDLQLTDVSGARTVHTFCRYCLAACGLEVTVRDNKVLKIAPDKQNPHTWHDFCAKGRTAGELVEHPRRILTPMRRVGDGYVEATWEEAIADIATRMKRLIAEDGPDTVATYWGNPAGFSSSNVMFQLAFMDAISSNSRYFVGSVDQNNMHVVATAMYGSQLMAPVSDIDNCDYFLLVGANPAVSAWGWLETVPAGWRRCLERQKGGAKLVVVDPVATETARRADEHLAVRPAQDWALLLGMIKVILDEGLEHKADCDPVSGIATGVEDLRRLVREADLDDLAARCEIPREQIERIAREFAGARTAMAITRTGVALHETGTIGEWLGHVLNVVTGRMDRPGGRRYEEGYVDSIKLFDMMAKPMTHKSRVQGRDMVAGHHGLDELPGEITTPGKGRVRALIINAGNPVVSGPNGDKLDAALAQLDLLVVLDLVQRESHRHAHWLLPVPHWLERDDLHALTSGLQDQPYAHYGRRAVEPPVGVREEWRFWTDLSLALGKPLFGYRGVNTFVKVSRKLARRTGRPGLEFSPHLIDRLLVASGRKVKWKDIVSRPHGYVFGKREFGNLRKALKTPDKKIHAAPPEFLARTRELMTSQRDEAPTGYPFQLGNRRNRHAMNSWLNELPSLHRSGKRNEAVINPADAAELGIATGDLVRVYSPTGSIEVPALVSDDPRPGLVLVDHGWGSRVFDPRGGAEPISYGANRNKLIDGSKLDPLSQTPALSSSWVAVEKLNP